A window of the Comamonas sp. Y33R10-2 genome harbors these coding sequences:
- a CDS encoding sensor domain-containing diguanylate cyclase encodes MIQIVKLHYSYTFTSSGFRQMSLHRDIHRRTYPLRASYLTLGGMVVAASLAYHPTNLAWWAFTAVSALVWPHIAFLHSRHHQDPHHAEYVNQLIDAVIIGCWVALMHWSLLPCLSILAIGAADRFYTGLHRRWPSTLLALLGGMLLMAISIRPAPQWDAPLIVQLSLLPLIVMHSIYASWSTKRMLKKLAKQNFQLKLLGKIDPLTTVSSREYWWKKARAALKQHQISQEPFSLLVIDIDHFKKVNDIYGHIVGDEVLKQIGLAIRSSLRSMDIAGRYGGDEFTVLCKHANAEEAYSMALRIRDRISEIRLREYPELRISASIGVAAADASIGTVTEWIKAADIALYSAKKSGRDQVFDATERMSVSPRNPHSPATMPMRLTSTALPIATEQHQSPERSAA; translated from the coding sequence TTGATACAAATTGTTAAATTACATTATTCTTACACTTTCACCTCAAGTGGGTTTCGCCAGATGTCTCTGCACCGAGATATTCACCGCCGCACCTACCCTTTACGGGCGTCCTATTTGACATTGGGCGGCATGGTTGTTGCCGCAAGCTTGGCGTATCACCCAACCAATCTTGCATGGTGGGCATTTACCGCTGTAAGTGCACTTGTATGGCCCCATATTGCTTTTCTGCATTCGCGCCATCACCAAGACCCGCACCATGCTGAATATGTCAATCAGCTGATCGATGCAGTCATCATCGGCTGCTGGGTTGCCCTGATGCACTGGAGTTTGCTGCCCTGTTTATCCATTTTGGCGATTGGCGCTGCCGATCGCTTCTACACCGGGTTGCATCGCCGCTGGCCCTCTACATTGCTTGCTTTATTAGGCGGAATGTTGCTCATGGCAATATCGATTCGCCCTGCGCCGCAGTGGGATGCACCACTCATCGTTCAGCTCAGCCTGCTGCCATTAATTGTGATGCACAGCATCTATGCCAGCTGGTCTACCAAGCGCATGCTCAAAAAACTGGCCAAGCAAAATTTTCAACTCAAATTACTGGGGAAAATTGATCCGCTGACCACCGTTTCCAGTCGTGAATATTGGTGGAAAAAAGCCCGCGCAGCATTAAAGCAACATCAAATCTCTCAAGAGCCATTCAGCCTGCTCGTCATTGACATCGACCATTTTAAAAAAGTCAACGACATCTACGGTCATATCGTGGGTGATGAGGTTCTAAAACAGATTGGTCTAGCCATTCGCAGCTCCCTGCGCAGCATGGATATTGCCGGACGATATGGTGGCGATGAATTCACCGTCTTGTGCAAGCACGCCAATGCAGAAGAAGCTTATTCAATGGCGCTGCGCATTCGCGACAGGATTTCAGAAATACGCCTTCGTGAATATCCAGAACTTCGTATCAGCGCGAGTATTGGCGTCGCCGCTGCAGATGCCAGCATTGGCACGGTTACCGAGTGGATCAAGGCTGCCGACATCGCGCTGTACAGCGCCAAAAAATCGGGTCGCGATCAGGTGTTTGATGCAACTGAGCGCATGTCTGTGAGCCCTCGTAATCCTCATAGCCCGGCCACCATGCCGATGCGATTGACATCCACTGCGCTGCCTATTGCCACCGAACAGCATCAGTCACCTGAGCGCAGCGCTGCCTAA
- the glmS gene encoding glutamine--fructose-6-phosphate transaminase (isomerizing) has protein sequence MCGIVAAVSDRDIVPVLVQGLQRLEYRGYDSCGVAVQALDAKGLSLGLTRARSTARVAELMEQVKTENVDGLTGIAHTRWATHGEPAVRNAHPHFSHGPGISAVADADAPARVALVHNGIIENYEALRSELQGKGYVFASQTDTEVIAHLVDSLYSGDLFEAVQAATTRLHGAFAIGVMHKDEPHRVVGARAGSPLILGVGKEGSEHFLASDAMALAGVTDQIVYLEEGDLIDLQPGRYWVVSKGGERLSQAQRPVKTVHAHSGAAELGPYRHYMQKEIFEQPRAFGDTLEGVDNIAPELFDGVTPEGKTGAAAWRVFKEIDRVLILACGTSYYSGCTAKYWIEAIAGIPCNVEVASEYRYRTSVPDPKTLIVTISQSGETADTLAALRHAQSLGMKHTLTVCNVSTSAMVRECELAYITRAGVEIGVASTKAFTTQLAGLFLLTLALAQSKGRLTEEKEQHYLTAMRHLPVALQSVLALEPQLISWAEDFAKKDNALFLGRGIHYPIALEGALKLKEISYIHAEAYPAGELKHGPLALVDSEMPVVTVAPNDELLEKLKSNMQEVRARGGVLYVLADAKSNIESAEGIHVIRMPENYGALSPILHVVPLQLLAYHTALARGTDVDKPRNLAKSVTVE, from the coding sequence ATGTGTGGCATTGTTGCTGCGGTTTCTGATCGCGATATTGTTCCGGTTCTGGTCCAGGGTCTGCAGCGACTGGAGTACCGTGGCTATGACTCCTGTGGCGTTGCCGTGCAGGCATTGGATGCCAAGGGTTTGAGTCTCGGCTTGACCCGTGCCCGATCAACAGCCCGCGTGGCCGAGCTCATGGAGCAGGTCAAGACCGAGAATGTGGATGGCCTGACAGGTATTGCTCACACTCGTTGGGCTACCCATGGTGAACCTGCTGTGCGCAACGCCCACCCACACTTCAGCCATGGCCCCGGGATTTCTGCTGTGGCTGATGCCGATGCGCCAGCCCGCGTGGCACTGGTGCACAACGGGATCATCGAAAACTACGAAGCTCTGCGCAGCGAACTGCAAGGCAAAGGCTATGTCTTTGCGAGCCAGACTGATACTGAAGTCATTGCCCATTTGGTGGACAGCCTCTACAGCGGCGATCTATTTGAAGCAGTGCAGGCTGCAACGACTCGTCTGCATGGCGCATTTGCCATTGGCGTGATGCACAAGGATGAGCCTCACCGCGTTGTGGGCGCCCGTGCAGGCTCGCCACTGATTCTGGGTGTTGGCAAGGAAGGTTCTGAACACTTCTTGGCCAGCGATGCCATGGCACTGGCTGGCGTGACTGATCAGATCGTCTATCTGGAAGAGGGCGACCTGATTGACCTGCAGCCCGGACGTTACTGGGTTGTGAGCAAGGGCGGTGAACGTTTGAGCCAAGCGCAGCGCCCTGTCAAAACCGTGCATGCGCACAGTGGCGCAGCTGAGTTGGGCCCTTACCGCCACTACATGCAAAAAGAAATCTTCGAGCAGCCCCGCGCCTTTGGCGACACGCTAGAAGGTGTGGATAACATTGCCCCCGAGCTGTTTGATGGCGTCACGCCTGAAGGCAAGACCGGCGCAGCTGCATGGCGTGTGTTCAAGGAAATCGACCGCGTGCTGATTCTGGCTTGCGGCACCAGCTACTACAGCGGCTGCACCGCCAAGTACTGGATTGAAGCGATTGCCGGTATTCCTTGCAACGTGGAAGTGGCCAGCGAATACCGCTACCGCACCAGCGTGCCCGACCCCAAGACGCTGATCGTCACCATCAGCCAGTCCGGCGAGACTGCTGACACCTTGGCAGCCTTGCGCCATGCCCAGAGCTTGGGCATGAAGCACACGCTGACGGTTTGCAATGTCTCCACCAGCGCGATGGTGCGCGAATGTGAGCTGGCCTACATCACCCGCGCTGGTGTGGAAATTGGTGTGGCTTCTACCAAGGCGTTTACGACACAGTTGGCGGGCTTGTTCTTGCTGACGCTGGCACTGGCCCAGTCCAAGGGCCGCTTGACGGAAGAAAAAGAGCAGCATTACCTGACCGCCATGCGTCACCTGCCAGTGGCTCTGCAATCTGTGCTGGCATTGGAGCCACAGCTCATTAGCTGGGCTGAAGATTTTGCGAAGAAGGACAACGCTCTGTTCCTGGGTCGTGGCATTCACTACCCCATCGCGCTGGAAGGCGCGCTCAAGCTCAAGGAAATCAGCTACATCCACGCTGAAGCCTATCCTGCGGGTGAACTCAAGCATGGCCCGCTGGCGCTGGTTGATAGCGAAATGCCCGTGGTCACTGTGGCACCTAACGACGAACTGCTGGAAAAGCTCAAGAGCAATATGCAAGAAGTGCGCGCACGCGGCGGCGTGCTGTATGTGCTGGCTGATGCCAAGAGCAATATCGAAAGTGCAGAAGGTATACACGTGATTCGCATGCCGGAAAACTACGGCGCGCTCAGCCCCATTTTGCATGTGGTGCCGCTGCAGTTGCTGGCTTATCACACGGCTCTGGCGCGTGGCACCGATGTGGACAAGCCGCGCAATCTGGCTAAATCCGTGACCGTGGAATAA
- a CDS encoding DUF969 domain-containing protein — translation MPVDVNLWPLIGVLIIIAGFALRFNPMLVVIVTAIGTAFAAGFPLDKVLATIGTGFIKTRNLPLIILLPLAVIGLLERHGLRQHAQNWISSIKSATAGRLLIVYLAARQLTAAIGLTSLGGHPQMVRPLLAPMAEGATESRYGKLSTKVREKLRAMSAATDNVGLFFGEDIFVAFGAIVLMTTFLKEAGIEVEPIHVALWGIPTAIAAFVIHAYRLHRLDKQLAREIAAEQKAAQGEQA, via the coding sequence ATGCCTGTTGACGTTAACCTGTGGCCGCTGATCGGCGTGCTCATCATCATTGCGGGCTTTGCGCTGCGCTTTAACCCCATGCTGGTGGTCATCGTGACCGCGATCGGTACGGCCTTTGCGGCGGGATTTCCGCTCGATAAGGTGCTGGCCACCATCGGTACCGGCTTTATCAAGACGCGCAATCTGCCGCTCATCATCTTGCTGCCGCTGGCCGTGATTGGCCTGCTGGAACGCCATGGTCTGCGCCAGCATGCACAGAACTGGATCAGCTCCATCAAGTCAGCTACTGCAGGCCGTCTGCTCATCGTCTATCTTGCAGCGCGCCAGCTCACCGCTGCGATTGGCTTGACCAGTCTGGGTGGCCACCCGCAAATGGTGCGCCCGCTGCTGGCCCCTATGGCCGAGGGCGCGACGGAGAGCCGTTACGGAAAGCTGTCCACCAAGGTGCGTGAAAAGCTGCGCGCCATGTCGGCTGCCACAGATAACGTGGGACTGTTCTTTGGCGAAGACATCTTCGTGGCCTTTGGTGCCATTGTGCTGATGACCACCTTCCTTAAAGAAGCGGGCATTGAGGTTGAGCCGATTCACGTGGCTCTGTGGGGTATTCCCACAGCCATTGCGGCCTTTGTGATTCATGCCTACCGCTTGCACCGTCTGGACAAGCAACTGGCGCGTGAAATTGCGGCAGAACAGAAAGCCGCTCAGGGAGAACAGGCATGA
- a CDS encoding DUF979 domain-containing protein, with the protein MTITIQYLYYLVGVVLAVTAVMTLRDASNPRRFSAGLFWALYALVFLVGDRLPPEWVGTIAVVMALIAGFGGVLGGKHQPRTDAQYMESAKRQGNKLFVPALAIPLITMIGTLSAKHLMFGGIPLIDPKNSTLVSLGIGCVIALALACKMTRETPMQGLRESHRLIDALGWALVLPQMLGMLGLVFSDAGVGKAVAYVTTTYINMDVRFVAVAVYVIGMALFTVIMGNGFAAFPVMTGGVGVPVLVGVYHGDPAVMAAVGMLSGYCGTLLTPMAANFNLVPAALLEIDKNAVIRAQVPTAITLLIVNVFLLNFLMFR; encoded by the coding sequence ATGACCATCACCATTCAATACCTGTACTACCTCGTCGGCGTGGTGCTGGCGGTCACGGCCGTCATGACGCTGCGCGATGCCAGCAACCCGCGCCGCTTTTCGGCAGGCCTGTTCTGGGCGTTGTATGCGCTGGTGTTTCTGGTCGGGGACCGGCTGCCACCCGAGTGGGTCGGCACCATCGCCGTCGTCATGGCCTTGATCGCCGGTTTTGGCGGTGTGCTAGGCGGCAAGCACCAGCCTCGCACAGATGCGCAGTACATGGAAAGCGCCAAGCGTCAGGGCAACAAGCTGTTTGTTCCTGCGCTGGCCATTCCGCTCATCACCATGATTGGCACGCTGTCGGCCAAGCATCTGATGTTCGGTGGCATTCCTTTGATTGATCCCAAGAACAGCACGCTAGTCAGCCTGGGCATTGGTTGCGTGATTGCGCTGGCTCTGGCCTGCAAGATGACGCGCGAAACGCCCATGCAAGGCCTGCGTGAATCGCACCGCCTGATCGACGCGCTGGGCTGGGCGCTGGTGCTGCCGCAAATGCTGGGCATGCTGGGACTGGTCTTCTCTGATGCCGGCGTGGGCAAGGCTGTGGCTTATGTCACCACCACCTACATCAACATGGATGTGCGCTTTGTCGCCGTCGCTGTGTATGTGATCGGCATGGCACTCTTCACCGTCATCATGGGCAATGGCTTTGCGGCTTTCCCCGTCATGACGGGCGGCGTGGGCGTGCCCGTGCTGGTGGGCGTCTATCACGGTGACCCGGCCGTAATGGCGGCTGTGGGGATGTTGTCGGGCTACTGCGGAACGCTGCTCACCCCCATGGCGGCCAACTTCAATCTGGTGCCCGCCGCGCTTTTGGAAATTGACAAGAATGCTGTGATCCGTGCGCAGGTGCCAACCGCCATCACGCTGCTGATAGTCAACGTGTTCCTGCTCAACTTCCTGATGTTCCGTTAA
- a CDS encoding Lrp/AsnC family transcriptional regulator, translating to MKENSINLDAVDLQLLEQLQRDASLSNHALAELLHLSAPTCLRRVKRLQELGLIEKQVAILNSEQLAKFTGHGLQVIVEVSLDRQDSSALMQFEHKAVAEPRVQQCWRVSPGPDFILVIATSDMPAYLALSQKLFTQDANVRNVKAFFSIKRAKFSVELPISEKNH from the coding sequence ATGAAAGAAAATTCTATCAATCTTGATGCTGTAGATCTGCAGCTACTAGAGCAACTACAGCGCGATGCCAGTCTCAGCAATCATGCTCTGGCCGAGTTGCTGCACCTGTCTGCCCCGACCTGCCTGCGCCGCGTCAAACGACTGCAAGAGCTGGGGTTGATTGAAAAGCAAGTCGCCATTCTGAACAGCGAACAATTGGCCAAGTTCACCGGACATGGCTTGCAGGTCATTGTCGAAGTCTCGCTAGACCGACAAGACAGCTCAGCCTTGATGCAATTCGAGCACAAAGCCGTGGCCGAGCCAAGAGTGCAGCAATGCTGGCGTGTGTCGCCAGGGCCAGATTTTATTTTGGTGATTGCGACAAGTGACATGCCTGCTTACCTCGCTTTAAGCCAAAAACTTTTTACCCAAGACGCCAATGTGCGCAATGTCAAAGCGTTTTTCAGCATCAAACGAGCAAAATTCAGCGTCGAATTGCCAATTAGTGAAAAGAATCATTAA
- a CDS encoding urea amidolyase family protein, with protein MRFLPVNRQSILVELADLQQTLVLLGALQAKPIDGVQELVPAARTILVQFAPHIISAAQLVSRIAACDVNGEVQRSDVLVQIPVRYDGEDLAEVAQILGISPEEVVSRHTGSEWSVAFTGFAPGFAYLSGGDTVFNVPRRATPRTKVPAGAVALAGAFSAVYPQASPGGWQIIGVTDEAMWDLSRDLPALLQPGYRVRFVDVAAIENEAASAFNSSNTAQNNAEINIGQTLAASNMQVPTDNAPALQVRATGLLTLFQDLGRHGQAGQGVSASGAMDQAALKTANRLVGNASNLPALETVGGGLSLQSRGEQVIAIAGAIAPITITNAAGQSWAMPSYAALALADGDTVTIGQPTAGARCYVAVRGGYQVQPVLGSAATDTLAHVGPPALLCGQWLGVQPAVHAVVADAALPVQALPAADAEVVLDVELGPRTDWFTPKAVALLASQRWQVTPQSNRVGLRLAGEQALTRSITSELPSEGTPLGAIQVPASGQPVLFLADHPLTGGYPVIGCVAAHHLDLAGQIPVGAWIRFNPVRAFAELTPAAAD; from the coding sequence ATGCGCTTTTTACCCGTCAATCGCCAGAGCATTCTAGTGGAGTTGGCCGACCTGCAACAGACGCTGGTGCTGCTGGGCGCGCTGCAGGCCAAGCCCATTGACGGCGTGCAGGAGTTAGTTCCTGCTGCGCGAACGATTTTGGTGCAGTTCGCCCCCCACATCATCAGCGCAGCGCAGCTAGTCAGCCGCATTGCAGCTTGCGATGTGAATGGCGAAGTGCAGCGCTCAGATGTGCTGGTGCAGATTCCCGTTCGCTACGACGGTGAAGACCTGGCTGAGGTGGCGCAGATTTTGGGTATCAGCCCTGAAGAAGTGGTGAGCCGCCACACTGGCAGCGAATGGTCGGTGGCCTTTACCGGCTTTGCGCCGGGCTTTGCCTATCTGAGTGGCGGTGACACCGTCTTTAACGTTCCGCGCCGTGCCACGCCACGCACCAAGGTGCCTGCGGGTGCTGTGGCGCTGGCAGGTGCATTCAGCGCCGTTTATCCACAGGCCAGTCCCGGCGGCTGGCAAATCATCGGCGTGACCGATGAAGCCATGTGGGACTTGTCACGCGATCTGCCAGCCCTGCTGCAACCCGGCTATCGCGTGCGCTTTGTTGATGTGGCTGCTATTGAAAACGAAGCTGCTAGTGCCTTCAATTCATCGAATACAGCTCAAAACAATGCTGAAATCAATATAGGTCAGACGCTGGCAGCTAGCAATATGCAAGTGCCTACAGATAATGCCCCAGCCCTGCAAGTGCGCGCTACGGGCCTGCTGACGCTGTTTCAAGATCTGGGTCGCCACGGTCAGGCGGGGCAGGGCGTATCGGCTTCCGGGGCCATGGATCAGGCGGCGCTCAAGACCGCGAACCGTCTGGTGGGCAATGCCAGCAATCTGCCTGCGCTGGAGACTGTGGGCGGCGGCCTGTCACTGCAAAGCCGTGGCGAGCAAGTCATCGCCATTGCGGGTGCAATCGCTCCCATCACCATCACCAATGCAGCGGGTCAAAGCTGGGCCATGCCTAGCTACGCGGCGCTGGCGCTGGCCGATGGCGACACCGTAACCATTGGCCAGCCCACCGCTGGTGCGCGCTGCTATGTGGCGGTGCGCGGTGGCTATCAGGTGCAGCCCGTGCTGGGCAGCGCTGCCACCGATACGCTGGCCCATGTCGGCCCACCTGCGTTGCTGTGTGGCCAGTGGCTGGGCGTGCAGCCAGCAGTGCATGCTGTGGTGGCTGATGCCGCTTTGCCTGTGCAAGCCTTGCCCGCTGCCGATGCTGAAGTGGTGCTTGATGTAGAACTGGGCCCCCGCACCGACTGGTTTACGCCCAAGGCCGTGGCCCTGCTGGCCAGTCAGCGCTGGCAGGTTACACCCCAGTCCAACCGCGTGGGCTTGCGCCTTGCGGGCGAGCAGGCCTTGACCCGTTCCATCACCAGCGAACTGCCGAGTGAAGGTACACCGCTGGGCGCCATTCAGGTGCCTGCCAGCGGCCAGCCCGTTTTGTTTCTGGCCGACCACCCACTGACTGGCGGCTACCCCGTCATCGGCTGTGTGGCTGCCCATCATCTGGATTTGGCGGGGCAGATTCCTGTCGGTGCCTGGATTCGTTTTAACCCTGTTCGTGCGTTTGCAGAGTTGACTCCTGCAGCAGCGGATTGA
- a CDS encoding GntR family transcriptional regulator, with product MKAPAEVQNLTERIAEEIRSQLVNGALTPGQRLSEAALSESLEISRNTLREVFRMLTKEGLLVHEPNKGVTVAVPSMASIIDIYRVRRMIECQALAQAYPMHPALAQMREAVETAKVLRDEENWSEVGTANMAFHKAIVALADSERLNEMFSHLLAELRLAFGLLRDPHFLHAPYVDMNQKILQLFENGKPKEAAEELSAYLVHSERIILAAYARRLAEAGIKAA from the coding sequence ATGAAAGCCCCCGCAGAGGTCCAGAACCTGACCGAGCGCATCGCCGAAGAAATACGCAGTCAGCTGGTCAATGGCGCGCTCACTCCCGGTCAACGCCTGTCTGAAGCGGCACTCAGCGAATCACTGGAAATCTCGCGCAACACCTTGCGTGAGGTGTTCCGAATGCTGACCAAAGAAGGTCTGCTGGTGCATGAGCCCAACAAGGGCGTAACGGTGGCTGTGCCCAGCATGGCATCGATCATCGATATCTACCGCGTACGCCGCATGATCGAGTGCCAGGCGCTGGCGCAGGCCTACCCCATGCACCCCGCACTAGCGCAAATGCGTGAGGCGGTAGAGACCGCGAAAGTGCTGCGCGACGAAGAAAACTGGTCCGAAGTGGGCACCGCCAATATGGCGTTTCACAAAGCTATCGTGGCGCTGGCTGACAGCGAGCGTTTGAACGAAATGTTCTCCCACCTGCTGGCCGAGCTACGCCTGGCCTTCGGGCTGCTGCGCGACCCGCATTTTCTACATGCCCCTTATGTGGACATGAATCAGAAAATTTTGCAGCTCTTTGAAAACGGCAAACCAAAGGAAGCGGCAGAAGAGCTGAGCGCCTACTTGGTGCACTCAGAGCGAATTATTCTGGCCGCCTATGCGCGGCGACTGGCGGAGGCTGGAATCAAGGCCGCTTGA
- a CDS encoding LamB/YcsF family protein, with translation MKMDLNSDLGESFGAWTMGDDAAMLDIVSSANVACGFHAGDAAGILSTLKAAKARNVVVGAHVAYRDLAGFGRRNMDVASSDLVADVIYQIGALQGLAQAAGTTVKYVKPHGALYNTIAQDKRQATDVINAIKAIDSSLVLMALAGAPLIGWARDAGLTVVAEAFADRGYTPQGVLVSRREPGAVLHDEALIAERMLRLVREGVIEAVDGSMVRVEADSICVHGDSPGAVAIARTIRQRFEQEGVQIASFVP, from the coding sequence ATGAAAATGGATTTGAACAGCGACCTGGGCGAGAGCTTTGGCGCATGGACCATGGGCGACGATGCCGCCATGCTCGACATCGTCAGCAGCGCCAACGTGGCCTGCGGCTTTCACGCCGGTGATGCGGCAGGCATTCTGTCTACACTCAAGGCCGCCAAGGCGCGCAATGTGGTGGTTGGCGCGCATGTGGCTTACCGCGATCTGGCTGGTTTTGGTCGCCGTAACATGGATGTGGCCAGCAGCGACTTGGTGGCTGATGTGATCTACCAAATCGGCGCATTGCAAGGTTTGGCGCAGGCGGCGGGCACGACGGTCAAGTACGTCAAGCCCCACGGTGCGCTCTACAACACCATTGCGCAAGACAAGCGCCAAGCGACTGATGTGATCAATGCCATCAAGGCCATTGATTCGTCTCTGGTGCTGATGGCGCTGGCAGGCGCGCCCCTGATTGGCTGGGCACGTGATGCGGGCCTGACCGTGGTAGCCGAAGCCTTTGCCGACCGTGGCTACACGCCCCAAGGCGTACTGGTGTCACGCCGCGAGCCGGGTGCCGTGCTGCACGACGAAGCACTTATTGCCGAGCGCATGCTGCGCTTGGTGCGCGAAGGCGTGATTGAAGCCGTGGACGGCAGCATGGTGCGCGTGGAGGCTGACTCCATCTGCGTGCATGGCGACAGCCCCGGCGCAGTGGCCATTGCGCGCACGATTCGCCAGCGCTTTGAGCAGGAAGGCGTGCAGATCGCCTCCTTCGTGCCATGA
- the pcp gene encoding pyroglutamyl-peptidase I — protein sequence MTAAASRILLTGFEPFDKDRVNPSWEVARSLDGESISGGVVHALQLPCVFGEAMQVLDEGLAQLQPALIISLGLAGGRSDITPERVAINIDDARIADNAGNQPVDQSVVRDAPAAYFSSLPIKAMVRNLRDAGIPASVSNTAGTFVCNHVFYALMHRLARRAGPGVRGGFIHIPALPQQAAQHPGMASMALETQVQGIRIAIHTAMTVQQDLQENAGQLH from the coding sequence ATGACCGCTGCAGCAAGCCGCATTCTGCTCACCGGCTTTGAGCCTTTTGATAAAGACCGAGTCAACCCCTCGTGGGAAGTGGCGCGCTCGCTGGATGGCGAGTCGATTTCCGGTGGCGTGGTGCATGCATTGCAACTGCCCTGCGTGTTTGGCGAGGCCATGCAGGTGCTCGATGAAGGTCTGGCGCAGTTGCAGCCCGCGCTCATCATCAGCCTGGGGCTGGCGGGTGGGCGCAGCGACATCACGCCAGAGCGTGTAGCTATCAATATTGACGACGCGCGCATTGCGGACAACGCAGGCAATCAGCCTGTGGACCAGTCCGTGGTGCGCGATGCGCCGGCTGCTTATTTCTCCAGCTTGCCTATCAAGGCCATGGTGCGAAATTTGCGTGATGCAGGCATACCCGCTTCGGTGTCCAACACCGCTGGCACCTTTGTCTGCAACCATGTTTTTTACGCACTCATGCACCGATTGGCGCGTAGAGCCGGGCCGGGCGTGCGCGGCGGCTTTATTCACATACCCGCGCTGCCGCAGCAGGCGGCGCAGCACCCCGGCATGGCCAGCATGGCGCTGGAGACACAGGTGCAAGGAATACGCATAGCCATTCACACGGCGATGACGGTGCAGCAGGATTTGCAGGAAAACGCAGGCCAGCTGCATTGA